A window of Dehalococcoidia bacterium genomic DNA:
GGGGTATCTGGGCCGCCCTGACCATCCGCAGTGGGCTGGTCTCTGCCTCCCAGGCTCTGCACGCCGCCTCCGCCCTGGAGAGAGACCTGCGCGGTATCTTAGAAGGAGGGCACGGCCAACGCCAGGCTCTCCTCGACGCCCGCTCCCACGCCCAGGTGTTAGAAGAGGCCAGCGCCCGGGCGCTCGCCCGTTTGGGGTGGCTACGAGGGGTGCGCCCCCTGCCCTGGGTCGGGCCGCGGGTGCGGGGGGGCTTGGCGCTTCTCGAGGCGGGGCACATCGGAGGGCGTATCGCACGCACCCTGGCCGACGCCCTGGGGAAAGTCGCCGTGCTGGGTTTTGAGGAGGAGACCCCCGACACTGACCCCTTGGCCCGCCTGCGTCTGGCCCTGCAGGAGGCCACCCCCGCACTCCGTCAGGCCCAGAACGACCTCCCCCGTCTGGCCCGCACTTTGGAAGCCGTGCACACCACCCCCCTCGGCCGCACCTATGCCTCCCGCCTAGAAGCCCTCCTGCCGCTGGTAGAGACCGCCGTCGCCATTGGGCAGGTGAGCCCCCAGGCTTTGGAGCACGCCGTCGCCCTCGCCGGGGGCCTGGAGGCCCTGCGGGTGTGGAGCGTTGACCCCCTGGCCAGTCTCACTGACCCCGCAACCTTGCGCCCCCTCCTCGCCCAAGTGCAGGAAGATGCCGCCGCCCTGTCCCAGATCTTGGAGGTAGCCACCCGACGCCAGGACACTGCCCCCCAGCTCCAAGAGACGACCCGTCTCCTCCTCCAAGTGAGCCTGCTGCTTCAGCGCACCCTCTCTGCTCTGGAGGGGGTCAGCGCCATCGCCGAGTCCATCTGGGAGCAGGGACCCCTTGCCCCCGCCGTCGCCCCCCAAGTTGGGGAACGCCTACAGAGCGCCCAGGCAGCCCTCATTACCGCTCGCCAGGAGACCGCCTCCTTGCGCCTCCTATTAGACGCCCAGCAGGATGTAGAGGGCTTGACCATAGGGCGCCTCCTGGCCCAAGCCCTAGAAGGGAGCGCCTTCTCCTTAGAGCGCCTAGAAGCCAGCCTCGCTTCGGCCCAAAGAGTGCTGGAGTTCCTCTGGGGCTTCCTCGGATATGATCGCCCCCGCACCTATCTCATCGTCGCCCAGAACCAAAACGAAATCCGCCCCACAGGCGGATTCATCGGCTATGTCGTCCGCCTCACCCTAGACAAGGGCACCCTCACCGAATTGGTGCTCCACGACAGCACAGAGATAGACCCCGACCCCACCCAAAAGAACCCGCCTCCCCCGGACTTCATCTACTGGTATCTCTGGATGGATCGCCTCCTGTTCCGCGACGCCAACTGGACACCCCATTTCCCCGCTTCAGCAGCGGCCCTAGCCGAAATCTACGCTGTGTGGACCGGAGTGCAAGTGGACGGGGTTATCGCCACCACCAAGGCCATGACCCTGGACATCACCGGCGTCCTGGGAGATATTCGCGTTCCCGGGCATCCCCATCCCCTGACGCGCCCCGTCGCCGAGGAGTATGTGGAGGGCCTTCGCCCCTATGTGGGGAGAGGACGCCCCACCCGCCCCGGCACATTCTGCGAAGGGAAACGGTGCTTTGATGAAGACCTGTTCTTTGCCCTTGCGGAGCGCTTGAAGCACGGCATGCCTGTTCACACACGCCAGGCCCTTATCACCCTCCTCAAGGAACACGTGCACCGCAAAAACCTGCTCGTCCACCTTTTTGACCCATCCCTCTCCCCCCTGGTGTGGGAGATGGGCTGGAACGGGGCCGTCCGCCAGGTGGATCACGACTACCTGATGGTCATTGACAACGCCCTGCCCGGCCACGAGCGCAAGTGGGCGAGCAGATCGTGGGAGTATCGGGTCCTTCTGGCTGTCGACCAGCCCATTCAAG
This region includes:
- a CDS encoding DUF4012 domain-containing protein, with the translated sequence MNKSLVLGLLGVLVAGALGGGIWAALTIRSGLVSASQALHAASALERDLRGILEGGHGQRQALLDARSHAQVLEEASARALARLGWLRGVRPLPWVGPRVRGGLALLEAGHIGGRIARTLADALGKVAVLGFEEETPDTDPLARLRLALQEATPALRQAQNDLPRLARTLEAVHTTPLGRTYASRLEALLPLVETAVAIGQVSPQALEHAVALAGGLEALRVWSVDPLASLTDPATLRPLLAQVQEDAAALSQILEVATRRQDTAPQLQETTRLLLQVSLLLQRTLSALEGVSAIAESIWEQGPLAPAVAPQVGERLQSAQAALITARQETASLRLLLDAQQDVEGLTIGRLLAQALEGSAFSLERLEASLASAQRVLEFLWGFLGYDRPRTYLIVAQNQNEIRPTGGFIGYVVRLTLDKGTLTELVLHDSTEIDPDPTQKNPPPPDFIYWYLWMDRLLFRDANWTPHFPASAAALAEIYAVWTGVQVDGVIATTKAMTLDITGVLGDIRVPGHPHPLTRPVAEEYVEGLRPYVGRGRPTRPGTFCEGKRCFDEDLFFALAERLKHGMPVHTRQALITLLKEHVHRKNLLVHLFDPSLSPLVWEMGWNGAVRQVDHDYLMVIDNALPGHERKWASRSWEYRVLLAVDQPIQAFLRLRYTHRREPLQEICRQAEWKTTSCYWNFFQVFLPRWAMDIDAPPVLLHEGTEKLAWGYTDTETMRILRHAGEGLTGLTEVGGYLTVESGTIVTVPLSYRLAPQVVRPLGGGRYVYRLLVQKQPG